One Azoarcus sp. DN11 DNA segment encodes these proteins:
- a CDS encoding alpha/beta hydrolase produces the protein MIHFRAGDGEHIHVKIDGEGPPLVLLHGWTASHRDWNPFVEAFAARHRVYRWDARGHGGHALHARTPVSAARMARDLEEMLEHCKLRDAIVIGHSMGALTLWQYIRDFGCARLRKLVIIDQSPRILTDEDWTWGIYGDFDAARNAAFVRELQQDFAEGVLGLVGRSLNERARRKYRENGEGMELARQRLREMAPQPLIDCWSSLAAADYRDVLEQIDVPSLLVYGGASNFYHTRTAHYVRDNIPNALLHIYEDVDHAPHLWLRERFVKDVLDFIDSGD, from the coding sequence ATGATCCATTTTCGGGCCGGCGACGGCGAGCACATCCACGTGAAGATCGACGGCGAGGGGCCGCCGCTCGTGTTGCTGCACGGCTGGACCGCGAGCCACCGCGACTGGAATCCCTTCGTCGAGGCCTTCGCCGCGCGCCACCGCGTGTATCGCTGGGATGCGCGCGGGCACGGCGGCCACGCGCTGCATGCGCGCACGCCGGTGAGCGCGGCGCGCATGGCGCGCGACCTCGAGGAGATGCTCGAGCACTGTAAGCTGCGCGACGCGATCGTCATCGGCCATTCGATGGGGGCGCTGACGCTGTGGCAGTACATCCGCGACTTCGGCTGCGCCCGCCTGCGCAAGCTCGTCATCATCGACCAGTCGCCGCGCATCCTGACCGACGAAGACTGGACCTGGGGCATCTACGGCGACTTCGACGCGGCGCGCAACGCGGCCTTCGTCCGCGAACTGCAGCAGGACTTCGCCGAAGGCGTGCTGGGCCTCGTCGGCCGCAGCCTCAACGAGCGCGCGCGGCGCAAGTACCGGGAGAACGGCGAGGGCATGGAACTCGCGCGCCAGCGCCTGCGGGAGATGGCCCCGCAGCCGCTGATCGACTGCTGGTCCAGCCTCGCCGCGGCCGACTACCGCGACGTGCTGGAGCAGATCGATGTTCCCTCGCTGCTGGTCTACGGCGGCGCGAGCAACTTCTACCACACGCGCACCGCCCACTACGTGCGCGACAACATTCCCAACGCGCTGCTGCACATCTACGAGGACGTCGACCACGCGCCGCACCTGTGGCTGCGCGAGCGTTTCGTCAAGGACGTGCTCGATTTCATCGACAGCGGGGACTGA
- a CDS encoding branched-chain amino acid ABC transporter substrate-binding protein: MKKTLIALALAAAGLSAAHAQTVVKIGHAGPLTGPIAHIGKDGENGVRLAIEDANAKGTTIGGQKVKFELVSEDDQADPRTATTVAQRLTDAGVKGVVGHVTSGASIPASRIYEQAGVPVITPSSTSPKLTQQGYKVTFRVIANDLQQGAAMAKYANKLGAKKVAIIDDRTAYGQGLADAFAESLKKEGLQVVGREFTNDKATDFTAILTKIKTKQPDAVFFGGMDAQSAPMLRQMRQLGIAAKFLGGDGTCTSEMIKLAGDAISGDTYCTQAGIPMDKMPGGATFNKRFKEVYKGDVQLYAPYNYDAATALIEAMKAAGSVEPAKYLPALQKLNMQGVTGKIAFDKNGDILDAGVTLYQFKGGKWEALH, encoded by the coding sequence ATGAAGAAGACCCTGATCGCCCTCGCCCTCGCCGCCGCCGGCCTGTCGGCGGCCCACGCCCAGACTGTCGTCAAGATCGGCCACGCCGGCCCGCTGACCGGCCCGATCGCCCATATCGGCAAGGACGGCGAGAACGGCGTGCGCCTCGCGATCGAAGACGCCAACGCCAAGGGCACCACCATCGGCGGCCAGAAGGTCAAGTTCGAGCTCGTCAGCGAAGACGACCAGGCCGACCCGCGCACCGCCACCACCGTCGCGCAGCGCCTGACCGATGCCGGCGTCAAGGGCGTGGTCGGCCACGTCACCTCCGGCGCGTCGATCCCCGCCTCGCGCATCTACGAGCAGGCCGGCGTGCCGGTCATCACGCCGTCGTCGACCAGCCCGAAGCTCACGCAACAGGGCTACAAGGTCACCTTCCGCGTCATCGCCAACGACCTGCAGCAGGGCGCGGCGATGGCCAAGTATGCCAACAAGCTCGGCGCGAAGAAGGTCGCGATCATCGACGACCGCACCGCCTACGGCCAGGGCCTCGCCGACGCCTTCGCCGAGAGCCTGAAGAAGGAAGGGCTGCAGGTCGTGGGCCGCGAGTTCACCAACGACAAGGCCACCGACTTCACCGCGATCCTCACCAAGATCAAGACCAAGCAGCCCGACGCCGTGTTCTTCGGCGGCATGGACGCGCAGTCCGCGCCGATGCTGCGCCAGATGCGGCAGCTCGGCATCGCCGCGAAGTTCCTCGGCGGCGACGGCACCTGCACCAGCGAGATGATCAAGCTCGCCGGCGACGCGATCAGCGGCGACACCTACTGCACCCAGGCCGGCATCCCGATGGACAAGATGCCGGGCGGCGCGACGTTCAACAAGCGCTTCAAGGAAGTCTACAAGGGCGACGTGCAGCTCTATGCGCCGTACAACTACGACGCGGCGACCGCGCTGATCGAGGCAATGAAGGCCGCCGGCTCGGTCGAACCGGCCAAGTACCTGCCGGCGCTGCAGAAGCTCAACATGCAGGGCGTGACCGGCAAGATCGCCTTCGACAAGAACGGCGACATCCTCGACGCGGGCGTGACCCTGTACCAGTTCAAGGGCGGCAAGTGGGAAGCGCTCCACTGA
- a CDS encoding branched-chain amino acid ABC transporter substrate-binding protein encodes MKQTFVALAIMAIGLSAAQAQDMVVKLGSVAPLTGTIAHLGKDNENGARLAVEDANAKGITIGGKKVKFELMGEDDQADPRTGTTVAQRLVDAGVKGVVGHLNSGTTIPASRIYNQAGVPMISPSATNPTLTRQGYKAVFRTIANDVQQGSVLGKFIVGPLAAKTVAIIDDRTAYGQGLADETEKAVKAGGGKIVAREFTTDKATDFNAILTKIRGAKPDVIFFGGMDAQGGPMLRQLKQLGVEAKFVTGDGGCSPEMIKLAGDSIGANAYCSMAGLPLEKMPGGTEFRNRYKARFNADVQIYSPYAYDAATAIIKAMQAANSVEPAKYLPELKKSHFAGVTGTVAFDDLGDIKDGAITMYQFKSGAWAPM; translated from the coding sequence ATGAAGCAAACCTTCGTCGCACTCGCGATCATGGCAATCGGCCTGTCCGCCGCTCAGGCGCAGGACATGGTGGTCAAGCTCGGCAGCGTCGCACCGCTGACCGGCACCATCGCCCACCTCGGCAAGGACAACGAAAACGGCGCACGCCTCGCCGTCGAGGACGCCAATGCCAAAGGCATCACCATCGGCGGCAAGAAGGTCAAGTTCGAGCTGATGGGCGAGGACGACCAGGCCGACCCCCGTACCGGCACCACCGTCGCGCAGCGTCTCGTCGATGCGGGCGTGAAGGGCGTCGTCGGCCACCTGAACTCGGGCACCACGATCCCCGCGTCGCGCATCTACAACCAGGCCGGCGTGCCGATGATCTCGCCCTCGGCGACCAACCCGACGCTCACGCGCCAGGGCTACAAGGCCGTGTTCCGCACGATCGCCAACGACGTGCAGCAGGGCAGCGTGCTCGGCAAGTTCATCGTCGGCCCGCTCGCGGCGAAGACCGTCGCGATCATCGACGACCGCACCGCCTACGGCCAGGGCCTCGCCGACGAGACCGAGAAGGCCGTGAAGGCGGGTGGCGGCAAGATCGTCGCGCGCGAATTCACGACCGACAAGGCGACCGACTTCAACGCGATCCTGACCAAGATCCGCGGCGCCAAGCCCGACGTGATCTTCTTCGGCGGCATGGACGCGCAGGGCGGCCCGATGCTGCGCCAGCTCAAGCAGCTGGGCGTCGAAGCCAAGTTCGTGACCGGCGACGGCGGCTGCAGCCCCGAGATGATCAAGCTCGCCGGCGACTCGATCGGCGCCAATGCCTACTGCTCGATGGCGGGCCTGCCGCTCGAGAAGATGCCGGGCGGCACCGAGTTCCGCAACCGCTACAAGGCACGCTTCAATGCCGACGTGCAGATCTACTCGCCGTACGCCTACGACGCGGCGACGGCGATCATCAAGGCCATGCAGGCAGCCAATTCGGTCGAACCGGCCAAGTACCTGCCCGAGTTGAAGAAGAGCCATTTCGCCGGCGTGACCGGCACCGTGGCCTTCGACGACCTGGGCGACATCAAGGACGGCGCCATCACGATGTACCAGTTCAAGTCCGGAGCCTGGGCACCGATGTAA
- a CDS encoding branched-chain amino acid ABC transporter permease, producing MEIFLQQVVNGLVVGSVYALVALGYTMVYGILGLINFAHGDLVMVGALTALQTMTFLMGVAPGMSPIAMLLLSLLVAIPVCMLLGYLMERLAYRRLRNAPRLAPLITAIGVSFLLQTLAMIVWGRNYHTFPQLISTTPLQPIEGVFITPIQVTIIAVSALMMAGLILLVTKTKLGRAMRATAENHRVAALMGVDTNMIIAMTFVIGAALAAVAGVMFASNYGIAHYGMGFMPGLKAFTAAVLGGIGNLGGAMLGGIVLGLVESFGAGYIENLTFGFLNSSYQDIFAFMILGLVLIFKPTGLLGERVSDRA from the coding sequence ATGGAAATCTTTCTTCAACAGGTCGTGAACGGCCTCGTCGTCGGCAGCGTGTATGCGCTGGTTGCGCTCGGCTACACGATGGTTTACGGCATCCTGGGCCTGATCAACTTCGCCCACGGCGACCTCGTGATGGTGGGCGCGCTCACCGCACTGCAGACGATGACCTTCCTGATGGGCGTCGCCCCCGGCATGTCGCCGATCGCGATGCTGCTCCTCTCGCTGCTCGTCGCGATCCCGGTGTGCATGCTGCTCGGCTACCTGATGGAACGGCTGGCCTACCGGCGCCTGCGCAATGCGCCGCGCCTGGCGCCGCTGATCACCGCGATCGGCGTGTCCTTCCTGCTGCAGACCCTGGCGATGATCGTCTGGGGCCGCAACTACCACACCTTCCCGCAGCTGATCTCGACGACGCCGCTGCAGCCGATCGAGGGCGTGTTCATCACCCCGATCCAGGTCACGATCATCGCCGTCTCGGCCCTGATGATGGCCGGCCTGATCCTGCTCGTCACCAAGACCAAGCTCGGCCGGGCGATGCGCGCGACCGCCGAGAACCATCGCGTCGCGGCGCTGATGGGCGTCGACACCAACATGATCATCGCGATGACCTTCGTGATCGGCGCGGCGCTCGCGGCCGTCGCCGGCGTGATGTTCGCGAGCAACTACGGCATCGCGCACTACGGCATGGGCTTCATGCCGGGCCTGAAAGCCTTCACCGCGGCGGTGCTGGGCGGTATCGGCAATCTCGGCGGCGCCATGCTGGGCGGCATCGTGCTGGGCCTGGTCGAATCCTTCGGCGCCGGCTACATCGAGAACCTCACCTTCGGCTTCCTCAACTCGTCCTACCAGGACATCTTCGCCTTCATGATTCTCGGCCTCGTCCTCATCTTCAAGCCTACCGGCCTGCTGGGTGAGCGTGTGTCCGACCGGGCCTGA
- a CDS encoding ABC transporter ATP-binding protein — protein sequence MNELALAVPWLGKRNPLAARWLVIALALAAPLVAMAFGRTWVRVIDFALLYILLALGLNLVVGFAGLLDLGYIAFYAVGAYTAAFLASPHFDVHLPIWIVLPLAACFAATAGIMLGFPVLRLRGDYLAIVTLGFGEIVRIFINNLNYPINITNGPQGINSLDPIVLFGWDLSRNIRLTEDVSINTLFLYYYAFLACVAGAILFIQRLQISRIGRAWAAMRDDELAAKAIGINTRNMKLLAFSLGATFGGVSGVLFGTFQGFVSPESFSLMESIAVLTMVVFGGMGNIAGAVVGAVILSALPEILRNLAVPMQQALFGHVLLDPEVLRMLLLSLAMILMMLLRPSGLIPASAKYSHIRYLKAKGVTE from the coding sequence ATGAATGAACTCGCACTGGCCGTTCCCTGGCTGGGCAAACGCAACCCGCTTGCCGCGCGCTGGCTCGTGATCGCGCTCGCGCTCGCCGCGCCGCTGGTCGCGATGGCCTTCGGCCGCACCTGGGTGCGCGTGATCGACTTCGCGCTGCTCTACATCTTGCTGGCGCTGGGCCTCAACCTCGTCGTCGGCTTCGCCGGCCTGCTCGACCTCGGCTACATCGCGTTCTACGCGGTGGGCGCCTACACCGCGGCCTTCCTCGCGTCGCCGCACTTCGACGTGCACCTGCCGATCTGGATCGTGCTGCCGCTGGCGGCGTGCTTCGCCGCGACCGCCGGCATCATGCTCGGCTTCCCGGTGCTGCGATTGCGCGGCGACTACCTCGCGATCGTCACGCTCGGCTTCGGCGAGATCGTGCGCATCTTCATCAACAACCTCAACTACCCGATCAACATCACCAACGGGCCCCAGGGGATCAACTCGCTCGACCCGATCGTGCTGTTCGGCTGGGACCTGTCGCGCAACATCCGGCTCACCGAGGACGTGTCGATCAACACGCTGTTCCTGTACTACTACGCCTTCCTCGCGTGCGTCGCCGGCGCGATCCTGTTCATCCAGCGCCTGCAGATCTCGCGCATCGGCCGCGCGTGGGCCGCGATGCGCGACGACGAACTCGCCGCCAAGGCGATCGGCATCAACACGCGCAACATGAAGCTGCTGGCGTTCTCGCTCGGCGCGACCTTCGGCGGCGTGTCCGGCGTGCTGTTCGGCACCTTCCAGGGCTTCGTGTCGCCCGAATCCTTCTCGCTGATGGAGTCGATCGCGGTGCTGACGATGGTCGTGTTCGGCGGCATGGGCAACATCGCCGGCGCGGTCGTCGGCGCGGTCATCCTCTCCGCCCTGCCCGAAATCCTCCGCAACCTCGCGGTGCCGATGCAGCAGGCCCTGTTCGGCCACGTGCTGCTCGACCCCGAAGTGCTCCGCATGCTGCTGCTGTCGCTCGCCATGATCCTGATGATGCTGCTCCGCCCGTCCGGCCTGATCCCGGCCAGCGCCAAGTACTCCCACATCCGCTACCTGAAGGCGAAGGGAGTGACCGAATGA
- a CDS encoding ABC transporter ATP-binding protein — protein MITLLEARNIGKRFGGLQALSDVSLTIRKGEVYGLIGPNGAGKTTFFNVLTGAYTPDDGEFVFNGAVLPSGKPHLVVAQGVARTFQNIRLFRELTALENVMAGHHIRTSAGVWGILTQNRHTVEEERLTTERAYELLKYVGIERFATATAKNLSYGDQRRLEIARALATEPQLLALDEPAAGMNATETVQLKNLIEQIRGDGITVLLIEHDVKLVMGLCDRVAVLDFGRKIAEDVPAEVQKNEAVIGAYLGGGHKHAH, from the coding sequence ATGATCACGCTCCTCGAAGCCCGCAACATCGGCAAGCGCTTCGGCGGCCTGCAGGCGCTCTCGGACGTGTCGCTGACGATCCGCAAGGGCGAAGTGTATGGGCTGATCGGCCCGAACGGCGCCGGCAAGACGACCTTCTTCAACGTGCTGACGGGCGCCTATACGCCCGACGACGGCGAGTTCGTGTTCAACGGCGCGGTGCTGCCTTCGGGCAAGCCGCACCTCGTGGTCGCGCAGGGAGTCGCGCGCACCTTCCAGAACATCCGCCTGTTCCGCGAGCTCACCGCGCTCGAGAACGTGATGGCAGGACACCATATCCGCACCAGCGCGGGCGTATGGGGCATCCTGACGCAGAACCGGCACACCGTCGAAGAGGAGCGCCTCACCACCGAGCGCGCCTACGAGCTCCTCAAGTACGTGGGCATCGAACGCTTCGCCACCGCGACGGCGAAGAACCTCTCCTACGGCGACCAGCGCCGGCTGGAGATCGCGCGCGCGCTCGCGACCGAGCCGCAGCTGCTGGCGCTCGACGAGCCGGCGGCAGGCATGAACGCGACCGAGACCGTGCAGCTCAAGAACCTGATCGAGCAGATCCGCGGTGACGGCATCACCGTGCTGCTGATCGAGCACGACGTGAAGCTCGTGATGGGTCTGTGCGACCGCGTCGCCGTGCTCGACTTCGGGCGCAAGATCGCCGAGGACGTCCCGGCCGAGGTGCAGAAGAACGAAGCCGTGATCGGCGCCTACCTCGGCGGAGGCCACAAGCATGCACACTAA
- a CDS encoding ABC transporter ATP-binding protein — MHTNPISPLLQLGGMEVAYGGIKAVKGIDLELYRGELVSLIGANGAGKTTTLNAIAGSLKIAGGEIHYEGEKVHGLPAHKRLRRGIALVPEGRGIFTRLTVEENLRMGAYTRNDKAGIEQDLERVYTMLPRVKERLHQIAGTLSGGEQQMVAIGRALLSRPKLLLLDEPSMGLAPLVVEKIFEVVQSVAKEGVTVLLVEQNANLALEFSQRAYVMESGKITLTGSGTDLLTNPKVRAAYLGEEAA; from the coding sequence ATGCACACTAACCCCATCTCCCCCCTGCTCCAGCTCGGCGGCATGGAAGTCGCCTACGGCGGCATCAAGGCCGTCAAGGGCATCGACCTCGAACTCTACCGCGGCGAGCTCGTGAGCCTGATCGGCGCCAACGGCGCCGGCAAGACCACGACGCTGAACGCCATCGCCGGCAGCCTGAAGATCGCCGGCGGCGAGATCCACTACGAGGGCGAGAAAGTGCACGGCCTGCCCGCGCACAAGCGCCTGCGCCGCGGCATCGCGCTGGTGCCGGAGGGGCGCGGCATCTTCACGCGCCTCACCGTCGAGGAGAACCTGCGCATGGGCGCCTACACGCGCAACGACAAGGCGGGCATCGAGCAGGACCTCGAACGCGTCTACACGATGCTGCCGCGCGTGAAGGAGCGCCTGCACCAGATCGCCGGCACGCTGTCGGGCGGCGAGCAGCAGATGGTCGCGATCGGCCGCGCGCTGCTGTCGCGCCCCAAGCTGCTGCTGCTCGACGAGCCGTCGATGGGCCTCGCGCCGCTGGTCGTCGAGAAGATCTTCGAGGTCGTGCAGTCGGTCGCGAAGGAAGGCGTGACAGTGCTGCTCGTCGAGCAGAACGCCAACCTGGCGCTGGAGTTCTCGCAGCGCGCCTACGTGATGGAATCGGGCAAGATCACGCTGACCGGCAGCGGCACCGACCTGCTGACCAACCCGAAGGTGCGCGCAGCGTATCTGGGCGAAGAAGCGGCCTGA
- a CDS encoding aldehyde-activating protein, with translation MSTHALRGGCHCGAIRVEFELSCTPAAYTPRACDCGFCRKHGAAYVSDPGGRLHITVRDQTALGRYRQGSGQAEFLLCKTCGVLVAVAYAEGGRIWATVNRLAVEEAQDFPAPAPVSPRTLGADDKVARWKAVWFADVTLG, from the coding sequence ATGTCCACCCATGCACTGCGCGGGGGCTGCCACTGCGGCGCCATCCGCGTCGAGTTCGAACTTTCCTGCACGCCGGCCGCCTACACGCCGCGCGCCTGCGACTGCGGCTTTTGCCGCAAGCACGGTGCTGCCTACGTCTCGGATCCCGGCGGACGCCTGCACATCACGGTCCGCGACCAGACCGCCCTCGGGCGCTACCGGCAGGGGAGCGGGCAGGCGGAGTTCCTCCTGTGCAAGACCTGCGGGGTGCTCGTCGCGGTGGCCTATGCCGAGGGTGGGCGCATCTGGGCGACCGTCAACCGCCTGGCCGTCGAGGAAGCACAGGATTTCCCCGCTCCCGCGCCGGTGTCGCCGCGCACCCTGGGCGCCGACGACAAGGTGGCACGCTGGAAGGCGGTGTGGTTCGCCGATGTGACGCTCGGCTGA
- a CDS encoding multidrug effflux MFS transporter, with product MPASSPWLAFVLAALAAIGPFSIDTYLPAFGAMGEALSAAPLQIQQTLTAYMATFAFMVLWHGALADHFGRRRVLIVGTALFALASLVCALAPSIEWLWAGRALQGMVGGAGMVVGRAVIRDLYEGEHAQRLMSRVMLIFGIAPAIAPMIGGLLLALGGWRTIFFFLAFFGAWLSFLTWRFLPETLAHEHRHPLHPVLLARAYRRVLGSAAFVLLAGAVAFNFNGFFLYVLSAPTFLMKHLGLSAQEFGWMFVPSVLGMTAGSALSGRVAGRWQSRRTIVVGFALMAGAALANVLVASLMPPGLPQSVLPIMLYTFGMALSMPSLTLLALDLFPTHRGLASSCQSFLQVGINSLTAGVLAPVLWYSPLTLAAGMAGFLTLGGIGFVAWCRRAGGCVH from the coding sequence ATGCCCGCCTCCTCGCCCTGGCTCGCGTTCGTCCTCGCGGCGCTCGCCGCCATCGGGCCGTTTTCCATCGACACTTATCTGCCCGCCTTCGGCGCGATGGGCGAGGCGCTGTCGGCCGCGCCGCTGCAGATCCAGCAGACGCTGACGGCCTACATGGCCACCTTCGCCTTCATGGTGCTGTGGCACGGTGCGCTGGCGGACCATTTCGGCCGCCGGCGCGTGCTGATCGTCGGGACGGCACTGTTCGCGCTCGCCTCGCTGGTGTGCGCGCTGGCGCCGTCGATCGAATGGCTGTGGGCCGGGCGGGCGCTGCAGGGCATGGTCGGCGGGGCGGGCATGGTCGTCGGCCGGGCGGTGATCCGCGACCTGTATGAAGGCGAGCACGCACAGCGGCTGATGTCGCGCGTGATGCTGATCTTCGGCATCGCCCCGGCGATTGCGCCGATGATCGGCGGGCTGCTGCTCGCGCTGGGCGGCTGGCGGACGATCTTCTTCTTCCTCGCCTTCTTCGGTGCCTGGCTCAGCTTCCTCACCTGGCGCTTCCTGCCGGAAACCCTCGCGCACGAGCATCGTCATCCGCTGCACCCGGTGCTGCTCGCCCGCGCCTACCGCCGGGTGCTGGGCAGCGCCGCCTTCGTGCTGCTGGCGGGCGCGGTGGCGTTCAACTTCAACGGCTTCTTCCTCTACGTGCTGTCGGCGCCGACCTTCCTGATGAAGCACCTCGGCCTGTCCGCGCAGGAGTTCGGCTGGATGTTCGTCCCGTCGGTGCTCGGCATGACTGCGGGATCCGCCCTGTCGGGGCGGGTCGCCGGGCGCTGGCAATCGCGGCGCACGATCGTGGTCGGCTTCGCGTTGATGGCGGGCGCGGCGCTCGCCAACGTCCTCGTCGCGTCGCTGATGCCGCCGGGCCTGCCGCAGTCCGTGCTGCCGATCATGCTGTACACCTTCGGCATGGCGCTGTCGATGCCGAGCCTGACGCTGCTCGCGCTGGACCTCTTCCCCACGCACCGCGGGCTGGCGTCGAGCTGCCAGAGCTTCCTGCAGGTCGGCATCAACTCCCTGACCGCCGGCGTGCTCGCGCCGGTGCTGTGGTATTCGCCGCTGACGCTGGCGGCGGGCATGGCGGGTTTTCTGACGCTCGGCGGCATCGGCTTCGTCGCCTGGTGCCGTCGGGCAGGGGGCTGTGTGCACTGA
- a CDS encoding YifB family Mg chelatase-like AAA ATPase has protein sequence MSLALVRTRALAGLGAPEVTVEVHLANGLPAFNLVGLPDTEVREARERVRAAIATSQFEFPQRRITVNLAPADLPKEGGRFDLPIALGILAASGQVDAAALARHEFVGELSLDGSLRPVRGGLAMALESGRAGRALVLPAANADEAALARDASVLPAPSLLAVCAHLNGHTPLTRRLAPPVAEGRDDEPDLAEVKGQLQARRALEVAAAGQHSLLMFGPPGTGKSMLARRLPGLLPPLDEAEAIESASIQSLEGAFDARRWGRRPYRAPHHSASAPAVVGGGASPRPGEISLAHHGVLFLDELPEFERRVLEALREPLETGTVTVSRARQRAEFPARFQLVAAMNPCPCGHAGDKNGRCRCTPDQVARYRGRLSGPLLDRMDIVIEVPLLDHADMLGQPAGEPSAAVRERVTQAWAVQRERQGRANSHLAPGRVDALCAPDEQGKALLDHAIRRLNLSARGYHRILKVARTIADLAGAERVGPAHLAEAIQYRRGLDSR, from the coding sequence ATGTCGCTGGCTCTCGTACGCACCCGCGCGCTCGCGGGTCTGGGCGCACCCGAGGTGACGGTGGAAGTGCACCTCGCCAACGGCCTGCCGGCCTTCAACCTCGTCGGTCTGCCTGATACCGAGGTGCGCGAGGCGCGCGAGCGCGTGCGCGCCGCGATCGCCACGTCGCAGTTCGAATTCCCGCAGCGCCGGATCACCGTCAATCTCGCCCCGGCCGACCTGCCCAAGGAAGGCGGGCGCTTCGACCTGCCGATCGCGCTGGGCATCCTCGCCGCGTCGGGCCAGGTCGATGCGGCGGCGCTGGCCCGTCACGAATTCGTCGGCGAGCTGTCGCTCGACGGCAGCCTGCGCCCGGTGCGCGGCGGTCTCGCGATGGCCCTCGAGAGCGGCCGCGCCGGCCGCGCGCTGGTACTGCCCGCGGCGAATGCCGACGAAGCCGCGCTCGCGCGCGACGCGAGCGTGCTGCCGGCACCGAGCCTGCTCGCCGTGTGTGCCCACCTCAACGGCCACACGCCGCTCACGCGCCGTCTTGCGCCGCCGGTGGCGGAAGGGCGGGACGACGAACCGGATCTCGCCGAGGTGAAGGGGCAGCTGCAGGCGCGCCGCGCGCTCGAAGTCGCCGCCGCCGGCCAGCACTCGCTGCTGATGTTCGGCCCCCCGGGAACCGGCAAGTCCATGCTCGCGCGCCGCTTGCCGGGGCTCCTGCCGCCGCTCGACGAGGCCGAGGCGATCGAGAGCGCGTCGATCCAGTCGCTCGAAGGGGCCTTCGATGCCCGCCGCTGGGGGCGGCGCCCCTACCGCGCGCCGCACCACTCCGCCTCGGCCCCCGCGGTGGTCGGCGGCGGCGCCAGTCCGCGCCCCGGCGAGATCAGCCTCGCGCACCACGGCGTGCTGTTCCTCGACGAGCTGCCGGAGTTCGAGCGCCGCGTGCTCGAAGCCCTGCGCGAGCCGCTCGAGACCGGCACTGTCACGGTGTCGCGGGCGCGGCAGCGCGCCGAGTTCCCCGCGCGCTTCCAGCTCGTCGCCGCGATGAATCCGTGCCCGTGCGGGCATGCCGGCGACAAGAATGGGCGCTGCCGCTGCACGCCGGACCAGGTTGCACGCTACCGCGGGCGCCTGTCGGGCCCGCTGCTCGACCGCATGGACATCGTCATCGAGGTGCCGCTGCTCGATCACGCCGACATGCTCGGTCAGCCCGCGGGCGAGCCGAGTGCCGCGGTGCGCGAGCGCGTCACGCAGGCGTGGGCCGTGCAGCGCGAGCGCCAGGGGCGCGCCAACAGCCATCTCGCGCCCGGCCGCGTCGATGCGCTGTGCGCGCCCGATGAGCAGGGCAAGGCGCTGCTCGATCACGCGATCCGCCGGCTGAACCTGTCCGCGCGGGGGTATCATCGCATCCTCAAGGTTGCCCGCACGATCGCGGACCTGGCCGGCGCCGAGCGCGTCGGCCCGGCGCATCTGGCCGAGGCGATCCAGTACCGGCGCGGCCTCGATTCCCGCTGA
- a CDS encoding accessory factor UbiK family protein: protein MAGPRFLDEIGAKLSELAASNPAKDFEKNAKALLGSAFGKLDLVTREEFDVQREVLAHARQKLAELEDRVAALESELARARAERDGE from the coding sequence ATGGCAGGTCCCCGCTTCCTCGACGAAATCGGCGCCAAGCTCTCCGAACTGGCGGCCAGCAATCCCGCCAAGGACTTCGAAAAGAACGCCAAGGCCCTGCTCGGCAGCGCCTTCGGCAAGCTCGATCTGGTGACACGCGAGGAATTCGACGTGCAGCGCGAAGTGCTCGCGCACGCGCGCCAGAAGCTCGCGGAACTCGAAGACCGCGTCGCCGCGCTCGAATCCGAACTCGCGCGCGCCCGCGCCGAGCGCGACGGCGAGTAA